Proteins encoded within one genomic window of Brassica rapa cultivar Chiifu-401-42 chromosome A09, CAAS_Brap_v3.01, whole genome shotgun sequence:
- the LOC103843380 gene encoding uncharacterized protein LOC103843380 — translation MANLVPGVLLKLLQHMNTDVKIAGEHRSSLLQVISIVPALAGGELFSNQGFYLKVSDSSHATYVSLPDKQDDLILSDKLQLGQFIHVDRVESSSPVPILCGVRVVPGRHPCLGTPEDIVATQFLSGNGLKPKERVKATAKGGVVAPNKSESCESKKPSSLSRAKSGLSLDVRKEPLRKLKTSKSIPSSPTSCYSLPTSFAKFANGIKQQQTVKPEKGRFLLKVESPSVGKKLPLIKNFVQGIEFGAKALRKSWEGSLDIRASDSSGLKKLTKRDTTPDARSLTAPRKSTSSEKLPSKQERANVFAKSSKEQSKTQSTKKVEATGIVETKDKTSRTKSITIDKKSTTENGLPGSLVKVPVNSKRLASASTQWSSLPSSLSRLGQEVLRHRDAAQVVAIEALKEASASESLLQCLIMYNDLMSTAKMDDPLPVVEQFLKLHSSLKNVQIVTESLSRLVSSTSSVEDEANRSEETVKAALEKQKLAASWVQAALVTNLSAFSVYSTKPAASKSKPVIILESQGNNTTSKPRGNVQNRPTFGSKLVAQGMIRKSSQKATTVAAGSESPPPKWVKGNGLNEATDLAEKLQTVSQDWFLGFVERFLDADVVETSSNLSDNGQIAGMLSQLKSVNDWLDEIGSKENGEGLQEVSKETIDGLRKKIYEYLLTHVESAAAALGGGSVSSPRHKPIETKAKR, via the exons ATGGCGAATCTAGTCCCTGGTGTATTACTCAAGCTCCTCCAGCACATGAACACCGACGTCAAAATCGCCGGAGAACACAGGTCATCTCTCTTACAAGTCATTAGCATCGTCCCTGCTCTAGCCGGAGGAGAGCTTTTCTCAAACCAAGGCTTTTATCTCAAAGTCTCTGACTCCTCTCACGCCACCTACGTCTCTCTCCCTGACAAGCAAGATGATTTGATTCTCAGCGATAAGCTCCAACTAGGCCAGTTCATTCATGTTGACAGAGTTGAGTCTTCTTCCCCTGTTCCGATTCTCTGTGGCGTTAGGGTTGTTCCCGGTAGGCATCCTTGTCTCGGCACTCCTGAAGATATTGTAGCTACTCAGTTCCTCAGTGGTAATGGTTTGAAACCAAAAGAGAGAGTTAAGGCAACTGCCAAAGGAGGAGTGGTTGCTCCTAATAAGAGTGAGTCTTGTGAGAGTAAGAAACCGTCTTCTCTGTCCAGAGCCAAGTCAGGTTTGAGTTTGGATGTAAGAAAGGAACCATTGAGGAAGTTGAAGACTTCAAAGTCAATCCCTTCTTCTCCCACTAGCTGTTATTCTCTGCCTACTTCTTTTGCAAAGTTTGCAAATGGGATTAAGCAGCAACAGACGGTGAAGCCGGAGAAGGGGCGGTTTCTTCTCAAAGTGGAGAGTCCCAGTGTTGGGAAGAAGCTTCCTCTGATTAAGAACTTTGTGCAAGGGATTGAGTTTGGAGCTAAGGCCTTGAGGAAAAGCTGGGAAGGGAGTTTAGATATCAGAGCTTCAGATAGCTCCGGGCTGAAGAAGCTTACCAAACGTGATACAACCCCTGATGCCAGGAGTTTAACA GCACCGAGGAAAAGCACATCTAGTGAGAAGTTGCCTAGTAAACAGGAAAGGGCTAATGTATTTGCTAAATCATCAAAGGAGCAAAGTAAGACTCAATCAACCAAGAAGGTTGAGGCAACAGGAATAGTGGAGACCAAAGATAAAACTAGTCGGACTAAGTCTATAACCATAGACAAGAAATCTACTACAGAGAATGGATTGCCTGGGAGTTTAGTCAAAGTCCCTGTTAATAGTAAACGATTAGCTTCTGCTAGTACCCAATGGAGTTCACTACCTTCATCTCTTTCAAGGCTAGGACAG GAGGTTTTGAGGCATAGAGATGCTGCTCAAGTTGTTGCAATAGAGGCCTTGAAAGAAGCTTCAGCTTCCGAGAGCCTACTTCAATGCCTCAT TATGTACAACGATCTTATGTCAACGGCTAAGATGGATGATCCGTTACCGGTAGTTGAGCAGTTCTTGAAGCTCCATTCCAGTTTGAAGAACGTTCAGATAGTAACCGAGTCGTTGTCTAGATTAGTGTCTTCAACATCTTCTGTAGAAGATGAAGCAAACAGATCTGAGGAAACTGTGAAAGCGGCTCTGGAGAAGCAGAAGTTAGCAGCCTCTTGGGTCCAAGCTGCGTTGGTCACTAACTTATCAGCCTTCTCTGTCTACTCCACCAAACCAGCCGCGTCCAAGAGCAAACCAGTGATCATACTCGAGAGCCAGGGCAATAACACAACCAGTAAACCCCGTGGAAATGTCCAAAACCGGCCAACGTTTGGATCAAAGCTTGTGGCACAAGGCATGATCCGTAAAAGCAGCCAAAAGGCCACCACGGTTGCAGCAGGATCAGAGTCTCCACCGCCGAAGTGGGTGAAAGGAAATGGTCTGAACGAGGCAACTGATCTGGCAGAGAAGTTGCAAACGGTGTCTCAAGACTGGTTCTTAGGATTTGTAGAGAGATTCTTGGACGCAGACGTTGTGGAGACAAGCTCGAACCTGTCTGATAACGGGCAGATAGCTGGGATGCTGTCTCAGTTGAAGAGTGTGAATGATTGGTTAGACGAGATAGGGTCGAAAGAGAATGGAGAAGGGTTACAAGAAGTGTCGAAGGAAACGATTGATGGATTAAGGAAGAAGATATACGAGTATCTTCTGACGCATGTGGAGTCAGCAGCTGCAGCACTTGGTGGTGGCTCTGTTTCTTCTCCTAGACACAAACCAATTGAAACCAAAGCAAAGAGATAG
- the LOC103843382 gene encoding GPI-anchor transamidase-like — protein sequence MGLRFNYRHMANTLSLHRTVKRLGIPDERIILMLADDMACNSRNQYPAQVFNNENHLQINLYGDNVELKISCTGRHESSHILLYMTGHRGDEFLKFQDAEELQSHDLADAVKQMKEKPRFKELMIMVDTCQAATLFNQLQSPGVLAIGSSLKGENSYSHHLDSDIGVSVVDRFTYYTLAFFERLNIYDNASLNSYHNLFSSYDPSQLMSTAYYRTDLYQPKLTEVPVTNFFGSVMETIHTDSPYEAFSSRDSNSKIKSDMPLNEPSVQARQALRIGRSLSSSSPLHLISAV from the exons ATGGGGTTAAG GTTTAACTACAGGCACATGGCCAATACACTCTCCCTCCATAG gacAGTCAAGAGACTTGGAATACCTGATGAACGCATCATCCTAATGCTCGCTGATGATATGGCCTGTAACTCTAGAAACCAATATCCTGCTCAAGTTTTTAACAATGAAAACCACCTCCAAATCAACCTCTACGGAGATAACGTTGAG TTGAAAATTTCCTGCACTGGGCGTCATGAGAGTAGCCATATTCTACTCTacatgactggccatagaggtGATGAGTTTCTCAAGTTTCAAGATGCTGAAGAACTCCAGAGCCACGACTTAGCTGATGCTGTCAAACAAATGAAAGAGAAGCCTAG ATTCAAGGAGCTGATGATTATGGTTGATACTTGCCAAGCTGCCACTCTCTTTAACCAG CTTCAATCTCCTGGTGTTTTGGCAATTGGTAGCAGTCTTAAAGGAGAGAACTCATACTCACATCACCTGGACTCAGAT ATTGGTGTATCTGTTGTAGATCGGTTTACATACTACACTCTTGCCTTCTTTGAGAGGCTCAACATATATGACAATGCATCACTTAACAGCTACCATAA TTTGTTTAGTTCCTATGATCCGAGCCAGCTAATGTCTACTGCCTACTACCGAACTGATCTTTACCAGCCAAAACTGACTGAG GTACCGGTGACAAATTTCTTCGGTTCAGTTATGGAGACCATTCATACTGATTCACCTTACGAAGCCTTTTCAAGTAGAGACTCAAATAGCAAGATCAAATCCGACATGCCACTCAATGAGCCTTCCGTGCAGGCACG CCAGGCTCTTAGGATAGGACGCTcactatcatcatcatctccacTTCACTTAATCTCTGCTGTATGA
- the LOC103843381 gene encoding serine/threonine-protein kinase EDR1 gives MPRVTFPLSLHRHWIIKQTRSTQWHNRNSIPSLFHRRPSPPSSLFTTSPHQTEESHGETMKHIFKKLHRGGNQDQNRTNDAAAGAPPSDQNRIQTAANPQSGSTESIPAASVTASSTTTSPAPVSAATTNRSDYISSEEEYQVQLALAISASNSQSGEDPEKHQIRAATLLSLGSHHRMDPRRDSSEVIAQRLSRQYWEYGVLDYEEKIVDGFYDVYSLTTDSAKQGDMPSLEHLESNRGTRGFEAVVVNRPVDTSLDELVQIAQCIAQDCRSASVDVLVERLAELVTGHMGGSAEDSSIVLARWTEKSSEYKAALNTCVFPLGFVNIGLSRHRALLFKVLADSVQLPCRLVKGSHYTGNEDDAVNTIRLEDNREYLVDLMTDPGTLIPADIAIEPNNSHGNKLPTAQLSDDFRHSAPKLSEGEGSSQSCIADNNSSLDRNRESGIRNSDLRASPSSVTSSSQLENISLNTVAKGSRGAVNDSSRTNVNIVPYNQNTEEDPKNLFADLNPFQNKGTDKLFMPTKSGLNNVDDFHQPKNNPLVGKSPAPMMWKNYSCNEAPKRKENILPKLHRDPRYGNNNSSYATSSSGVAVSSNMHGRNNSTFVSPVVAAPPPFSSNGNQFTPSMVDDMNRNTSSELDLQPNAVVGYQKDESHVDDHRKYTSDDISTGSDPRLKDHESTSSSLDSTSYRNDPQVLDDADVGECEIPWKDLVIGERIGLGSYGEVYNADWNGTEVAVKKFLDQDFSGAALAEFRREVRIMRRLRHPNVVFFLGAVTRPPNLSIVTEFLPRGSLYRILHRPKSQIDERRRIKMALDVAMGMNCLHTSTPTIVHRDLKTPNLLVDNNWNVKVGDFGLSRLKHNTFLSSKSTAGTPEWMAPEVLRNEPSNEKCDVYSFGVILWELATLRLPWRGMNPMQVVGAVGFQNRRLEIPKELDPVVGRIILECWQTDPNLRPSFAQLTEVLKPLNRLVLPSPQ, from the exons ATGCCACGTGTCACATTCCCTCTTTCGCTTCATCGCCATTGGATAATAAAACAAACAAGGTCAACACAGTGGCATAATCGTAATTCGATTCCCTCTCTATTTCATCGCCGGCCAAGTCCTCCGTCGTCACTTTTCACTACTTCCCCTCACCAAACCGAAGAATCTCACGGCGAAACGATGAAGCATATCTTCAAGAAGCTACACAGAGGCGGCAATCAAGATCAGAATCGGACCAACGATGCAGCAGCAGGAGCTCCACCGTCGGATCAGAATCGGATACAAACCGCCGCGAATCCTCAATCAGGCTCAACGGAGTCGATTCCGGCGGCGAGCGTAACCGCTTCTTCGACAACAACCTCTCCCGCTCCAGTCTCCGCCGCCACGACGAACCGTTCCGATTACATATCGTCAGAGGAGGAGTACCAAGTCCAGCTAGCCCTAGCGATCAGCGCTTCGAACTCGCAGTCCGGCGAGGATCCCGAGAAGCATCAGATCCGAGCCGCGACGCTTCTGAGCTTAGGAAGCCATCATCGGATGGATCCGAGGAGGGATTCGTCGGAGGTTATCGCCCAGAGGCTATCGAGGCAGTACTGG GAATACGGTGTGCTTGATTACGAGGAGAAGATCGTAGATGGATTCTACGACGTTTACAGTCTCACCACAGACTCAGCTAAGCAGGGAGATATGCCGTCCTTAGAACATCTCGAGAGCAATCGAGGGACACGTGGATTCGAAGCTGTGGTTGTGAATCGTCCCGTTGATACTTCTCTTGACGAGTTGGTGCAGATTGCGCAGTGCATTGCGCAGGATTGTCGTTCCGCTAGCGTTGACGTGCTGGTAGAGAGGCTGGCGGAGCTTGTCACAGGGCATATGGGTGGATCTGCCGAGGATTCGAGTATTGTATTGGCAAGGTGGACTGAGAAAAGCAGCGAGTACAAGGCTGCGTTGAACACTTGTGTATTCCCTCTTGGTTTTGTAAATATTGGTCTCTCCAGGCATCGTGCTCTGCTTTTCAAG GTTTTGGCAGATAGTGTCCAGTTACCTTGTAGGTTGGTAAAAGGTAGCCATTACACGGGCAACGAGGATGATGCTGTGAACACAATAAGGCTTGAAGATAATAG AGAGTACTTGGTCGATCTTATGACGGATCCTGGGACGCTTATACCTGCTGATATTGCGATTGAGCCAAATAACTCGCATGGAAACAAACTTCCCACTGCTCAGTTGTCCGATGACTTTCGGCACTCGGCGCCAAAGCTTTCAGAAGGTGAAGGCAGTAGTCAGAGTTGTATAGCTGACAACAATTCTTCTTTGGATAGAAATCGAGAGTCTGGAATCAGGAATTCAGATTTGAGAGCTTCACCTTCTAGCGTAACTAGTTCGAGCCAGTTGGAGAATATTTCCTTGAATACAGTTGCAAAGGGGAGTCGAGGAGCCGTAAATGATAGTTCAAGAACGAACGTGAACATAGTTCCATACAATCAGAACACTGAGGAAGACCCAAAAAACCTTTTCGCAGACCTTAACCCGTTTCAGAACAAGGGAACCGACAAGCTGTTTATGCCCACTAAATCAGGGTTGAATAATGTTGATGATTTTCATCAACCAAAAAACAATCCTCTGGTTGGTAAGTCTCCTGCACCGATGATGTGGAAAAACTACAGTTGCAATGAAGCCCCAAAGCGAAAGGAGAATATTCTCCCGAAACTCCACCGTGATCCTCGTTACGGAAACAATAATTCCTCATACGCTACCTCAAGCTCCGGTGTAGCGGTTTCGTCAAATATGCATGGTAGAAACAATTCCACTTTTGTGTCACCTGTTGTTGCTGCACCACCACCCTTCAGTTCCAATGGAAATCAGTTCACACCAAGTATGGTAGATGATATGAATAGAAACACCAGCAGTGAACTAGATCTCCAGCCTAATGCTGTTGTTGGATACCAAAAGGATGAATCTCACGTTGACGATCATAGAAAGTACACAAGTGATGACATATCTACTGGGTCTGATCCGAGGCTTAAGGATCATGAAAGCACGAGTTCCTCTCTTGATTCTACATCCTACCGGAATGATCCTCAAGTTCTTGATGATGCTGATGTTGGTGAATGTGAAATCCCTTGGAAGGATCTTGTGATTGGGGAGAGAATAGGATTAG GGTCCTATGGGGAGGTCTATAATGCTGACTGGAATGGCACG GAAGTTGCTGTCAAGAAATTTTTGGACCAGGACTTCTCAGGAGCTGCTTTGGCTGAGTTCAGAAGAGAA GTACGCATTATGCGAAGATTGCGACATCCAAATGTTGTTTTCTTCCTTGGGGCGGTTACTCGTCCTCCGAACCTTTCCATTGTCACTGAGTTTCTGCCAAG AGGAAGCTTGTATCGCATCCTTCATCGGCCCAAGTCTCAGATTGACGAGCGGCGCAGGATCAAAATGGCCCTTGATGTG GCAATGGGGATGAATTGCTTACACACAAGCACACCAACAATTGTTCATCGTGATTTAAAAACACCAAACCTTTTGGTTGATAACAACTGGAATGTTAAG GTAGGTGATTTTGGGTTGTCTCGCTTAAAGCACAATACTTTCTTGTCCTCAAAATCAACTGCTGGGACG cCCGAGTGGATGGCTCCGGAAGTTCTACGCAATGAGCCCTCAAATGAAAA GTGTGATGTGTACAGCTTTGGGGTGATTCTATGGGAACTAGCGACATTGAGATTGCCATGGAGAGGAATGAACCCAATGCAAGTAGTAGGAGCGGTTGGTTTCCAGAATCGGAGGCTGGAGATACCAAAGGAACTTGATCCTGTGGTGGGAAGGATCATCTTGGAATGTTGGCAAAC GGATCCGAATCTGAGGCCGTCGTTTGCTCAGCTGACGGAAGTGCTGAAGCCATTGAACCGGCTCGTGCTTCCTTCACCACAGTAG
- the LOC103843386 gene encoding clathrin interactor 1: MSKLMQNPVFHELKKQASFFIKEKIKTARLAVTDVTEEELLTEEVTGSALSLIDARSMAVITKASFEVDQFQRIVKILRQRMLMFDRREWRGMYNTLTTLNHLLINGPLSVFKEFQHEKEIIEDVITIEWIDEKGFECGLKVRNIAEEVLKLLEDETFCKDERERKRKQSFGRITGFGSSSFVIHSETLSETNKGRDSSFLSDHQTCENDCNVDDHPFVEKEHNNTAKLLVSSST, from the exons ATGTCTAAGCTTATGCAAAATCCAGTGTTCCACGAATTGAAGAAGCAAGCTTCTTTCTTCATCAAAGAGAAGATCAAGACTGCTCGTCTCGCCGTAACTGATGTTACTGAAGAAGAGTT aTTAACAGAAGAAGTTACGGGCAGTGCGCTCTCGTTAATAGACGCTCGCTCCATGGCGGTCATAACAAAAGCTTCTTTTGAAGTTGATCAGTTCCAAAGAATCGTAAAGATTCTACGTCAAAG AATGTTAATGTTTGATAGAAGAGAATGGCGTGGGATGTACAACACTTTGACAACGTTGAACCACTTGTTAATCAACGGACCACTAAGTGTATTCAAGGAGTTTCAACACGAGAAAGAAATTATTGAAGATGTCATAACGATTGAGTGGATCGATGAAAAAGGGTTCGAATGTGGTCTAAAAGTTCGAAACATAGCCGAAGAGGTACTAAAGTTGCTTGAAGATGAGACGTTTTGCAAGgacgagagagaaagaaagcGTAAGCAAAGCTTTGGTCGGATCACAGGATTCGGAAGCTCGAGTTTCGTTATACATTCTGAAACTCTGTCTGAAACAAACAAAGGACGAGACAGCTCGTTCTTGAGTGACCACCAAACTTGTGAAAATGATTGTAACGTTGATGATCATCCTTTCGTGGAGAAAGAACACAATAATACTGCTAAACTCTTGGTTTCTTCTTCGACCTAG
- the LOC103858650 gene encoding sialyltransferase-like protein 1, whose protein sequence is MRSHHHQGGRSKLTILQLLCAVAVFSVLLFTIQSSFFSDNANRKVNILRPEDIQILSEFQSSVQQCVGDRGLGLSAHIIDHCNLILKFPQGTNSTWYNAQFKIFEPLEFKYNVCEAVLLWEQYRNMTTVLTREYLDVRPNGWLDYAAMRIAQLGADKCYNRTLCEEHLNVILPAKPPFHPRQFHKCAVVGNSGDLLKTDFGEEIDSHDAVFRDNEAPVNEKYAKYVGVKRDFRLVVRGAARNMVKILNGSDSEVLIIKSVTHRDFNEMIKTIPNPVYLFQGIVLRRGAKGTGMKSIELALSMCDIVDIYGFTVDPGYTEWTRYFSTPRKGHNPLQGRAYYQLLECLGVIRIHSPMRSERKEDWSSVPSREMITRAHASALRLQRSQQATSLKKDGLGQFGNCKVWGDADPRKGPVSGSPDMSEVRKKSDYKKWEVMPFKSLRKEARDHYVQMQGVSQYKMDGNKLDDLVCVRHRPLESET, encoded by the exons ATGAGATCTCATCATCACCAAGGCGGCCGCAGCAAGCTAACGATTCTCCAACTTCTATGCGCCGTCGCAGTTTTCTCCGTTCTCCTCTTCACCATCCAATCTTCCTTCTTCTCAG ATAATGCTAATCGCAAAGTAAACATTCTCCGCCCGGAAGATATTCAGATCTTATCGGAGTTTCAGTCCAGCGTTCAACAGTGCGTG GGGGACAGAGGGCTTGGACTCTCTGCTCATATTATTGATCACTGCAATTTGATCCTCAAGTTCCCTCAAGGCACTAACAGCACTTGG TACAATGCacagtttaaaatttttgaaccGTTGGAGTTCAAGTATAATGTTTGCGAGGCAGTTCTCCTATGGGAGCAG TACCGCAATATGACCACAGTGTTGACAAGAGAATACCTTGATGTACGCCCTAATGGATGGTTGGACTATGCAGCTATGAGAATTGCACAGCT GGGAGCTGATAAGTGTTATAATCGTACATTGTGTGAGGAGCATCTTAATGTGATCCTTCCAGCAAAGCCTCCTTTCCACCCAAGACAGTTCCATAAGTGCGCTGTTGTTGGAAATTCCGGAGATTTGTTGAAAACAGATTTCGGAGAAGAGATTGACAGCCATGATGCTGTATTCCGAGATAATGAAGCTCCTGTCAATGAG AAGTATGCCAAGTATGTAGGAGTGAAAAGGGATTTCCGGCTAGTTGTTCGTGGTGCGGCTCGTAACATGGTTAAGATTCTCAATGGGTCTG ACAGTGAGGTGCTTATAATCAAAAGTGTGACCCACCGAGACTTCAACGAAATGATAAAG ACTATACCAAACCCTGTTTATCTGTTCCAAGGAATTGTCCTACGAAGAGGTGCCAAAGGAACAGGAATGAAGTCCATTGAACTTGCACTGTCCATGTGCGATATCGTCGACATATATGGTTTCACCGTCGATCCTGGATACACAGAGTG GACGCGTTACTTCTCCACGCCAAGGAAAGGGCATAACCCACTTCAAGGAAGAGCATACTACCAACTTCTAGAATGTCTTGGT GTTATCCGGATCCATTCCCCCATGAGGTCCGAGAGAAAGGAAGACTGGTCGAGCGTGCCAAGTCGTGAAATGATAACCCGAGCTCACGCCTCCGCCTTACGCCTACAAAGAAGCCAACAGGCAACTAGTTTGAAGAAGGATGGGTTAGGACAGTTCGGTAACTGCAAGGTGTGGGGCGACGCAGACCCGAGAAAAGGACCCGTGTCGGGATCTCCAGACATGAGTGAGGTTAGGAAGAAGTCTGATTACAAGAAATGGGAAGTGATGCCGTTTAAGAGCTTGAGAAAAGAAGCAAGGGATCACTATGTACAAATGCAAGGCGTGTCACAGTACAAGATGGATGGGAATAAACTTGACGATCTTGTTTGCGTGAGGCATCGTCCGCTAGAATCAGAGAcgtaa